In a single window of the Zea mays cultivar B73 chromosome 5, Zm-B73-REFERENCE-NAM-5.0, whole genome shotgun sequence genome:
- the LOC103626225 gene encoding Soluble inorganic pyrophosphatase 1, which translates to MAEEKSRPRLNERIMSSLSKRSVAAHSWHDLEIGPGAPAVFNCVVEITKGSKVKYELDKKTGMIKVDRVLYSSVVYPHNYGFIPRTLCEDGDPMDVLVLMQEPVIPGCFLRARAIGLMPMIDQGEKDDKIIAVCVDDPEYRHLTDLKELSPHRLNEIRRFFEDYKKNENKEVAVNDFLPPTTSLEAIQHSMDLYAEYILHSLRR; encoded by the exons ATGGCTGAAGAGAAGAGCCGTCCGCGGCTGAACGAGCGGATCATGTCGTCCCTCTCAAAGCGGTCGGTCGCTGCGCATTCCTGGCATGACCTTGAGATAG GACCTGGAGCCCCTGCTGTTTTCAATTGT GTTGTTGAGATCACAAAGGGCAGTAAAGTGAAATATGAGCTAGACAAGAAGACCGGAATGATCAAG GTTGACAGGGTGCTATACTCATCAGTGGTCTACCCACACAACTACGGTTTCATTCCACGAACATTGTGTGAAGACGGAGATCCAATGGATGTGCTGGTGTTGATGCAG GAACCGGTGATACCTGGCTGTTTTCTTCGGGCAAGGGCCATCGGCCTTATGCCCATGATTGATCAG GGTGAGAAAGATGATAAGATAATTGCAGTTTGTGTTGACGATCCTGAGTACCGCCACTTAACCGATCTCAAGGAGCTTTCTCCGCACCGCCTTAATGAAATCCGTCGCTTCTTTGAAGACT ACAAGAAGAACGAGAACAAGGAGGTTGCTGTGAACGATTTCTTGCCACCAACTACTTCCCTGGAGGCCATTCAACACTCAAT GGACCTGTACGCTGAATACATCCTGCACAGTTTGAGGCGCTAG